A genome region from Euphorbia lathyris chromosome 4, ddEupLath1.1, whole genome shotgun sequence includes the following:
- the LOC136226558 gene encoding putative disease resistance protein RGA1: protein MAEIVFSFVVEEALSKVLSRITEEIKLAWGLKDELNRLRDSLAMVRDLLQDAEEQQKEQMAVRRWLKKLKVWAFDAEDLLDDLAYEFLRQKVEIENQGEAKGRNFSKFSFGVHFAQKTLFHTKMAHKVKNLSKSLDEIKNEAVSFGLRLISSDKKWSEISWVSMTDSIIDHPVVAREAEVSKIVNLLADCRNQRALTVAVVVGMGGIGKTTVAKLVCQEAMDKKIFDVKMWISVSTDFDEQKILGEMLQTLNKNAGGITNKDATLRHLADELEGKSFLLVLDNVWNQEYERWDRLKSRLSSITKSNGNVVLVTTRSDQVAMLMETSPQFRHKLHLLSNDECWSIIEEIVLGDSKASISSDLEAIGKEIASKCRGLPLAARVIGGTLHRKTRKEEWLAIKNSNVLNVSSSEVSVNSILRLSFDRLPFHLKACFSYCSIFPKSAFIWRIELISQWRGHGLIDSSVENAGDSYFNELLRSSFFLDAKYDEFGHIKVARMHDLMHELAVSISKSDTMTMENCSAGNDTSHIQHLNIIPYGDSGGRVPIFLRHKTKALRTLFAASADVFYDSCKFKSLRVLRLRGRNVKVLPASIGKLKHLRFLDVSYSEIRALPESITKLYNLQVLLMLECELLEKLPKRLKNLVSLNRLIFSYEKQMPSGVGCLTNLHRIVFFVVGPDRGGSIQELECLNNLRFELIISNLELVRDEEEAKKANLQSKRKLDKLELVWSGDRDYNGETAFQSHDENVLEGLQPCEELKGLVIKNYLGKQFPSWLLTMKVTTSAGDCCSLNNLVWLKLEGCRRCGEIPTAGNLPLLRKLELVGLDNVEYMGDEFYGSNEASTSNEWVLFPALKRLVIGSMGSLVEWKTPITFNAFPCLEELHISKCPKLRNIPISHLSALVEFTMEQCDAFDELVLDNVHPWSSLRLLHIGNCGNFASFQSVQDLTSLQVLRIQYCDKLISIPRRLKLYSSLRMLFIWKCHQLTSVPEDLPEIGSLASLTIVNCPNVTNFTGDILQRLTQLINLGISSLVITGQNDYKSLPDQLQNLTRIKVLQIWDFDGLEALPEWFGKFSSLELLVIGNFANLKYLPSATALQGLSQLKELKIVNCPCLKESCAKGSGSEWSKISHIPRVVIDEVILKELGT, encoded by the exons ATGGCTGAGATCGTCTTCAGTTTTGTGGTGGAGGAAGCGTTGAGCAAGGTTCTTTCACGTATCACTGAAGAAATCAAACTAGCTTGGGGTCTTAAGGATGAACTTAACAGACTTCGAGATTCATTGGCCATGGTTCGTGATCTGTTGCAAGACGCTGAAGAACAACAGAAAGAACAAATGGCTGTCAGGCGTTGGCTGAAGAAGCTCAAGGTTTGGGCCTTTGATGCTGAAGATCTACTTGATGACTTGGCCTATGAATTTCTTCGACAAAAAGTGGAGATCGAAAATCAGGGAGAGGCAAAGGGTCGAAACTTTTCAAAATTCTCCTTCGGAGTTCACTTTGCCCAGAAGACTTTGTTTCATACCAAAATGGCTCACAAGGTGAAGAACCTAAGTAAGTCACTGGATGAAATCAAGAATGAGGCAGTTAGTTTTGGGCTCAGACTCATCTCTTCTGATAAAAAGTGGTCCGAAATCAGTTGGGTTAGTATGACAGACTCAATAATTGACCATCCGGTTGTGGCTAGGGAAGCTGAAGTCTCTAAAATTGTCAATTTATTGGCTGATTGCCGCAATCAACGAGCTCTAACTGTTGCTGTCGTCGTGGGCATGGGTGGGATTGGGAAGACTACTGTAGCTAAACTGGTGTGTCAAGAAGCAATGGACAAGAAGATTTTTGATGTGAAAATGTGGATTTCTGTTTCTACTGACTTCGACGAGCAAAAAATTCTAGGAGAAATGTTGCAAACTCTTAATAAAAATGCAGGAGGGATAACCAACAAGGATGCAACACTTCGGCATCTTGCAGATGAACTAGAAGGGAAGTCTTTTCTTCTTGTGCTTGATAATGTATGGAATCAAGAATATGAGAGGTGGGATAGATTAAAGAGTCGATTGTCATCAATTACTAAAAGCAACGGGAATGTTGTTCTTGTCACAACTCGAAGTGACCAAGTAGCAATGCTAATGGAAACTTCCCCACAGTTTAGGCATAAACTCCATTTGCTTTCCAATGATGAATGCTGGTCCATAATTGAAGAAATAGTGCTAGGAGATAGCAAAGCATCAATTTCTTCAGACTTGGAAGCTATTGGGAAGGAGATTGCAAGTAAGTGCAGAGGATTGCCACTAGCTGCAAGAGTTATAGGGGGGACATTACATCGGAAAACAAGGAAAGAGGAATGGTTAGCAATAAAAAATAGCAATGTCTTAAATGTTTCATCAAGTGAGGTTAGCGTCAACTCTATTTTGAGACTAAGCTTTGATAGATTGCCTTTCCATTTGAAGGCCTGTTTTTCTTATTGCTCAATTTTTCCTAAAAGTGCTTTTATTTGGAGAATAGAGTTAATTAGTCAATGGAGAGGTCATGGTCTTATTGACTCATCTGTAGAAAATGCAGGGGACAGTTACTTTAATGAATTGCTTCGTAGTTCTTTTTTTCTGGATGCAAAATATGATGAATTTGGGCATATAAAAGTTGCAAGGATGCATGATCTTATGCATGAGCTTGCAGTATCTATTTCCAAGTCTGATACAATGACTATGGAGAATTGCTCAGCTGGAAATGATACATCTCATATTCAACATCTGAATATCATCCCTTATGGGGACTCTGGAGGGAGAGTACCAATATTTCTCAGACATAAAACTAAAGCATTGCGCACTTTATTTGCAGCAAGTGCTGATGTATTTTATGACTCGTGCAAGTTCAAGAGTTTGCGGGTTCTTAGATTAAGGGGTAGAAATGTCAAAGTATTGCCAGCTTCGATTGGGAAGCTGAAACATTTGAGATTTCTTGATGTCTCGTACAGTGAAATTAGAGCATTACCTGAATCCATCACCAAGCTTTACAATCTGCAAGTATTATTGATGTTGGAGTGCGAATTACTTGAAAAGCTTCCCAAAAGATTGAAAAACTTGGTTAGCTTGAATCGTCTTATTTTTTCTTATGAGAAGCAAATGCCAAGTGGGGTAGGTTGCCTAACTAATCTTCACAGGATTGTTTTTTTTGTCGTGGGCCCTGATCGAGGAGGTAGTATTCAAGAattagaatgtttaaacaactTAAGATTTGAATTGATAATCAGTAATCTAGAGCTGGTGAGAGATGAAGAGGAAGCTAAGAAAGCAAATCTgcaaagtaaaaggaaattaGATAAACTAGAACTTGTGTGGAGTGGTGACAGAGACTACAATGGTGAAACCGCATTCCAATCACATGATGAGAACGTGTTGGAAGGTCTCCAGCCTTGTGAGGAGTTGAAAGGATTAGTGATTAAGAATTATTTGGGAAAACAATTTCCCTCATGGCTGTTGACAATGAAAGTAACTACATCTGCTGGTGATTGTTGCTCATTAAACAATTTGGTGTGGCTAAAATTGGAAGGCTGTAGAAGGTGTGGAGAAATTCCAACAGCAGGGAATCTTCCTCTTCTGAGGAAGCTTGAGTTAGTAGGATTGGACAATGTGGAATACATGGGTGATGAGTTTTATGGTAGCAACGAAGCAAGCACAAGCAACGAATGGGTACTGTTTCCTGCTCTAAAAAGATTAGTTATTGGTTCCATGGGGAGTTTAGTTGAATGGAAGACACCAATAACATTTAACGCATTTCCATGTCTGGAAGAGTTGCACATTTCCAAGTGTCCTAAGTTGAGAAACATCCCGATAAGTCATCTTTCTGCACTTGTGGAGTTTACAATGGAACAGTGTGATGCATTTGACGAGCTGGTATTGGACAATGTCCACCCTTGGAGTTCTCTCCGCCTGTTACACATAGGAAATTGTGGTAATTTTGCATCTTTTCAAAGTGTACAAGATCTCACCTCCCTTCAGGTTTTAAGGATCCAATACTGTGATAAATTAATCTCTATTCCAAGACGGCTAAAACTATATTCGTCACTAAGAATGTTGTTTATCTGGAAATGCCACCAGCTGACATCTGTTCCTGAAGACTTGCCGGAAATAGGTTCACTTGCTTCTTTAACTATAGTTAATTGTCCAAATGTGACCAATTTCACAGGGGACATTTTACAGCGACTCACCCAATTGATAAACTTGGGGATTAGTTCTTTAGTCATAACAGGTCAGAATGATTACAAATCTCTGCCTGATCAACTTCAAAACCTCACTCGCATTAAGGTATTACAAATATGGGATTTTGATGGCTTGGAAGCTTTGCCAGAGTGGTTTGGGAAATTCTCATCTCTTGAGTTGCTTGTCATTGGGAACTTTGCCAATCTCAAGTATCTACCTTCAGCTACAGCTCTTCAAGGCCTTTCCCAATTAAAGGAGCTGAAAATTGTGAACTGTCCATGCCTCAAGGAAAGCTGCGCAAAGGGGAGTGGCTCTGAATGGTCCAAGATTTCCCATATCCCGAGAGTTGTTATAGATGAAG TTATTCTGAAAGAATTAGGAACTTAA